One genomic window of Micromonospora sp. WMMD1128 includes the following:
- a CDS encoding ABC transporter permease codes for MGRYLLRRLLQLVPVFIGTTFLIYWLVWSVPGDPFAGKCGDRGCPPNYRAMMTEKYHLDDSIWVQYASYMKNLFQGDFGITFGGREISDIIATSYPNTLKLAVVALAIEAVIGLGAGVLTGLRRNGFLDNLVLISTLFLIALPVFVIGFVLQWVLGVKWGLINPTVSNEMRFSELIVPGFVLGSASMAYIARVARTSIAENRRADYVRTAIAKGLPMRRVVGVHLLRNSLIPVVTLLGTDLGALMGGAIVTEGIFGINGIGRQVLRSIVTKESATVVGIVVVLVLVYLVMNLLVDLLYAALDPRIRYE; via the coding sequence ATGGGCCGTTATCTCTTGAGACGGCTGCTGCAACTCGTGCCGGTGTTCATCGGCACGACGTTCCTGATCTACTGGCTCGTCTGGTCGGTGCCCGGTGACCCCTTCGCCGGCAAGTGCGGCGACCGCGGGTGCCCGCCGAACTACCGGGCCATGATGACCGAGAAATATCATCTCGACGACTCGATCTGGGTGCAGTACGCCAGCTACATGAAGAACCTTTTCCAGGGTGACTTCGGTATCACGTTCGGTGGTCGCGAGATCAGCGACATCATCGCCACGTCGTACCCGAACACCCTGAAGCTGGCGGTGGTCGCGCTCGCCATCGAGGCCGTGATCGGCCTCGGCGCGGGTGTCCTGACCGGTCTGCGACGCAACGGCTTTTTGGACAACCTGGTCCTGATCTCCACCCTCTTCCTGATCGCCCTGCCGGTCTTCGTCATCGGCTTCGTGCTCCAGTGGGTGCTGGGCGTCAAGTGGGGCCTCATCAACCCGACCGTCTCCAACGAGATGCGGTTCAGCGAGCTGATCGTGCCCGGCTTCGTGCTCGGCAGCGCCTCGATGGCGTACATCGCCCGGGTGGCGCGGACGAGCATCGCCGAGAACCGGCGGGCCGACTACGTCCGCACCGCGATCGCCAAGGGCCTCCCGATGCGCCGGGTGGTCGGCGTGCACCTGCTGCGCAACTCGCTCATCCCGGTGGTCACGCTGCTCGGCACCGACCTCGGCGCGCTGATGGGCGGCGCGATCGTCACCGAGGGCATCTTCGGCATCAACGGCATCGGCCGGCAGGTGCTGCGCTCCATCGTCACGAAGGAGAGCGCTACCGTTGTCGGCATCGTGGTGGTGCTCGTGCTCGTCTACCTCGTGATGAACCTGCTGGTGGACCTGCTCTACGCCGCCCTCGACCCGAGGATCCGCTATGAGTGA
- a CDS encoding ABC transporter permease, whose protein sequence is MSEPNSASVVAPPPSTMPTEAGSGAPADAGLPENAKQQKPRGLLGDAWLDLRRKPLFWISAAFIVLFIVMAAFPSLFTSGDAVNGALERSRVEPSSSAWFGYDVQGRDVYSRVIYGARASIVVALVSTTLTLLFGGAMGVIAGYRGGWVDALLSRVADIFFGLPFVLGAIVILTTFNGSGTDNGEWTIMGLVILSLSVLSWPVVMRLMRSSVLATKEADYIVAARALGAGTGRIILKHLLPNCLAPLLVYGTIMVGSFIGAEATLSFLGIGLKSPVVSWGIMISEAQNYIRVSPYLLFFPSAFLVTAVLSFVMLGEAVREALDPKLR, encoded by the coding sequence ATGAGTGAACCGAATAGCGCGTCGGTCGTCGCGCCGCCGCCGTCGACCATGCCCACCGAGGCGGGTTCCGGCGCCCCCGCCGACGCCGGCCTGCCGGAGAACGCCAAGCAGCAGAAGCCCCGTGGCCTGCTCGGCGACGCCTGGCTCGACCTGCGCCGCAAGCCGCTGTTCTGGATCTCGGCGGCGTTCATCGTGCTGTTCATCGTGATGGCGGCGTTCCCGTCGCTGTTCACCTCCGGCGACGCGGTCAACGGCGCGCTGGAGCGCAGCCGGGTCGAGCCGTCGTCCTCCGCCTGGTTCGGCTACGACGTGCAGGGCCGCGACGTCTACTCCCGCGTCATCTACGGTGCCCGAGCGTCGATCGTGGTGGCTCTGGTCTCCACCACCCTCACCCTGCTGTTCGGTGGCGCGATGGGCGTCATCGCCGGTTACCGCGGCGGTTGGGTGGACGCGCTGCTCTCCCGGGTCGCGGACATCTTCTTCGGCCTGCCGTTCGTACTCGGCGCGATCGTCATCCTGACCACTTTCAACGGCTCCGGCACCGACAACGGCGAGTGGACGATCATGGGGCTGGTCATCCTGTCCCTGAGCGTGCTGAGCTGGCCGGTGGTGATGCGGCTGATGCGCTCCTCGGTGCTCGCCACCAAGGAGGCCGACTACATCGTGGCGGCCCGCGCGCTCGGCGCCGGCACCGGCCGGATCATCCTCAAGCACCTGCTGCCCAACTGCCTGGCGCCGCTGCTGGTCTACGGCACGATCATGGTGGGTTCGTTCATCGGCGCCGAGGCCACGCTCTCCTTCCTGGGCATCGGCCTGAAGAGCCCGGTGGTCTCCTGGGGCATCATGATCAGCGAGGCGCAGAACTACATCCGGGTCTCGCCGTACCTGCTGTTCTTCCCCTCCGCGTTCCTCGTCACCGCCGTGCTGAGCTTCGTGATGCTCGGCGAGGCGGTCCGCGAGGCCCTCGACCCGAAGCTCCGATAG
- a CDS encoding ABC transporter ATP-binding protein, with the protein MSEQSAAGADGSGRPSGRLLEVDDLRVEFRTRDGVAKVINGVTYHVDAGETLAVLGESGSGKSVTAQTIMGILDTPPGFVTGGEVRFHGKDMLKQSAEQRRRIRGEGIAMIFQDSLSALNPVFTVGFQIAEQFRIRRGLSRSDAKKRAIEMLDQVKIPNAKGRFSNYPHQFSGGMRQRAMIAMSLALDPEVLIADEPTTALDVTVQAQIMDLLGELQRERQMGMILITHDLGVVADVADRIAVMYAGRIVEEASVYELYAKPAHPYTLGLLNSIPRMDEKGQELRTIKGLPPNLMNIPPGCSFNPRCPMAQPVCREKVPPLLQLGNGRTSACHFAEELVSRD; encoded by the coding sequence GTGTCCGAGCAGTCCGCGGCGGGCGCCGACGGATCCGGCCGCCCCTCGGGCCGCCTGCTCGAGGTCGACGACCTGCGGGTGGAGTTCCGCACCCGGGACGGCGTCGCCAAGGTGATCAACGGTGTGACGTACCACGTCGACGCGGGGGAGACCCTCGCCGTGCTCGGCGAATCCGGCTCCGGCAAGAGCGTCACCGCGCAGACGATCATGGGCATCCTGGACACCCCGCCCGGGTTTGTCACCGGCGGCGAGGTCCGCTTCCACGGCAAGGACATGCTCAAGCAGTCCGCCGAGCAGCGGCGACGGATCCGTGGCGAGGGCATCGCCATGATCTTCCAGGACTCGCTCTCGGCCCTCAACCCGGTTTTCACCGTCGGCTTCCAGATCGCCGAGCAGTTCCGCATCCGGCGCGGCCTCAGCCGCTCGGACGCCAAGAAGCGCGCGATCGAGATGCTCGACCAGGTGAAGATCCCCAACGCCAAGGGCCGGTTCAGCAACTACCCGCACCAGTTCTCCGGCGGTATGCGGCAGCGCGCCATGATCGCGATGTCGCTGGCGCTGGACCCCGAGGTGCTGATCGCGGACGAGCCGACCACCGCGCTGGACGTGACCGTGCAGGCCCAGATCATGGATCTGCTCGGCGAACTCCAGCGGGAGCGGCAGATGGGCATGATCCTGATCACCCACGACCTCGGCGTGGTCGCCGACGTCGCGGACCGGATCGCGGTCATGTACGCCGGTCGGATCGTCGAGGAGGCAAGCGTCTACGAGCTGTACGCCAAGCCGGCGCACCCGTACACCCTGGGCCTGCTCAACTCGATCCCGCGGATGGACGAGAAGGGGCAGGAGCTCCGGACCATCAAGGGGCTCCCGCCGAACCTGATGAACATCCCGCCGGGCTGCTCCTTCAACCCGCGCTGCCCGATGGCGCAGCCGGTGTGCCGGGAGAAGGTCCCGCCGCTGCTCCAACTGGGCAACGGCCGGACCAGCGCCTGCCACTTCGCCGAGGAGCTCGTGAGCCGTGACTGA
- a CDS encoding dipeptide ABC transporter ATP-binding protein → MTENIIEVRDLVKHYPVTRGVVFKKTIGHVKAVDGVSFDLRAGETLGVVGESGCGKSTLARVLMNLEKPTAGQVLYKGQDISKLSGGALRRLRRQIQLVMQDPYTSLNPRMTVGDLIGEPFEIHPDVAPRGSRRAKVKELLDLVGLNPEHINRYPHQFSGGQRQRIGIARALALRPEVIVCDEPVSALDVSIQAQVMNLLEKLQGELGLSYVFIAHDLSVVRHLSDRVAVMYLGKMVEVGTEDEIYERPTHPYTQALLSAVPVPDPTLRESKAIIRLQGDVPSPVSPPSGCRFRTRCWKAQDICAQEVPLLQIRPGSDHPSACHFAEKRNIVVTHEVA, encoded by the coding sequence GTGACTGAGAACATCATCGAGGTTCGTGATCTGGTCAAGCACTACCCCGTGACCCGGGGCGTCGTGTTCAAGAAGACCATCGGTCACGTCAAGGCGGTCGACGGCGTCTCCTTCGACCTCAGGGCCGGCGAGACGCTCGGCGTGGTCGGCGAGTCCGGCTGCGGCAAGTCGACGCTCGCCCGGGTGCTGATGAACCTGGAGAAGCCGACCGCAGGTCAGGTGCTCTACAAGGGCCAGGACATCTCCAAGCTCTCCGGTGGCGCGCTGCGGCGGCTGCGCCGGCAGATCCAGCTGGTGATGCAGGACCCGTACACCTCGCTCAACCCGCGGATGACGGTCGGTGACCTGATCGGCGAGCCGTTCGAGATCCACCCCGACGTGGCTCCGCGCGGCAGCCGGCGGGCCAAGGTCAAGGAACTGCTCGACCTGGTCGGCCTGAACCCCGAGCACATCAACCGCTATCCGCACCAGTTCTCCGGCGGCCAGCGGCAGCGCATCGGCATCGCCCGGGCGCTGGCGCTGCGGCCCGAGGTGATCGTCTGCGACGAGCCGGTGTCGGCCCTGGACGTCTCCATCCAGGCCCAGGTGATGAACCTGCTGGAGAAGCTCCAGGGCGAGCTGGGTCTGTCGTACGTCTTCATCGCCCACGACCTGTCGGTCGTGCGGCACCTGTCGGACCGGGTCGCCGTGATGTACCTGGGCAAGATGGTGGAGGTGGGCACCGAGGACGAGATCTACGAGCGGCCCACCCACCCGTACACCCAGGCGCTGCTGTCGGCGGTGCCGGTGCCGGACCCGACCCTGCGGGAGAGCAAGGCGATCATCCGGCTCCAGGGTGACGTGCCCTCGCCGGTCAGCCCGCCCTCGGGGTGCCGGTTCCGCACCCGGTGCTGGAAGGCGCAGGACATCTGCGCCCAGGAGGTGCCGCTGCTCCAGATCCGGCCGGGCTCGGACCACCCGAGCGCCTGCCACTTCGCGGAGAAGCGGAATATCGTCGTCACCCACGAGGTGGCCTGA
- a CDS encoding chorismate mutase has protein sequence MMTDVVESSGGPARHERPAGGDPTGAAAARTGTDDSAAAERIGDIRRRIDEIDSTLIALWQERAALSQEVGATRMASGGTRLVLSRERQILERFRAELGADGTQLALLLLRAGRGPL, from the coding sequence ATGATGACTGACGTGGTGGAGTCCAGCGGCGGCCCGGCGCGGCACGAACGGCCGGCGGGCGGCGACCCGACCGGCGCCGCGGCGGCGCGGACCGGCACCGACGACTCGGCCGCGGCCGAGCGGATCGGCGACATCCGGCGGCGGATCGACGAGATCGACAGCACGCTCATCGCGCTCTGGCAGGAGCGGGCCGCGCTCTCCCAGGAGGTCGGCGCGACGCGGATGGCCTCCGGCGGGACCCGGCTGGTGCTCTCCCGCGAGCGGCAGATCCTGGAGCGGTTCCGGGCGGAACTCGGCGCCGACGGCACGCAGCTCGCGCTGCTGCTGCTGCGCGCCGGTCGCGGCCCGTTGTGA
- the pcrA gene encoding DNA helicase PcrA yields the protein MHPLFDIPASPPAPESRPTPPRRPGGARPDPQALLDGLNGPQRDAVTHAGSPLLIVAGAGSGKTRVLTNRIAYLLAARDVHPGEIIAITFTNKAAGEMKERVAALVGPRARLMWVSTFHSACVRILRAEHEHAGLKSTFSIYDADDSRRLMQMVARELDLDPKRYPARGLAAQVSNLKNELVDPEEFAGRAKGPNERALAEAYALYQRRLREAHALDFDDLIMTTVHLLQSHPHVAESYRRRFRHVLVDEYQDTNHAQYVLIKELVSGTEGIPPAELCVVGDADQSIYAFRGATIRNILEFERDFTDARTILLEQNYRSTQTILNAANAVIDRNTSRKPKRLWSDAGAGEQIVGYVADTEHAEADWVAREIDRLVDAGDTRPGDVAVFYRTNAMSRVFEEVFIRVGLPYKVVGGVRFYERKEVRDALAYLRAVVNDDDTVSLRRILNTPRRGIGERAEACVEALAGRDRISFGAALRRAKDAPGISSRAANGIAEFVALLDAARELAATGTPEEVLEALLTRSGYLAELEESLDPQDAGRVDNLQELVSVAREYTERVEALGADDERATLAGFLEQVALVADADQIPSDDPDHQGVVTLMTLHTAKGLEFPVVFLSGLEDGVFPHLRSLGDTRELEEERRLAYVGITRARQRLYLSRAVTRSAWGAPAYNPPSRFLEELPPELVRWERTEGSYTSWGGGGAGVGGRADRSSGGFTGGTPKATQLAKRLGVDASRLATASELKQAPKVSAGDRVNHQRYGLGRVLAVEGAGPGARAQIDFGDQTMWLVLRHAPIDKL from the coding sequence ATGCATCCTCTCTTCGACATTCCCGCGTCCCCGCCCGCGCCGGAGTCCCGGCCGACCCCGCCGCGCCGTCCCGGGGGCGCGCGGCCGGATCCGCAGGCCCTCCTCGACGGCCTGAACGGCCCCCAACGGGACGCGGTGACCCACGCCGGCTCCCCACTGCTGATCGTGGCCGGTGCCGGCTCGGGCAAGACCCGGGTGCTCACCAACCGGATCGCCTACCTGCTGGCCGCCCGGGACGTGCACCCCGGCGAGATCATCGCGATCACCTTCACCAACAAGGCCGCCGGCGAGATGAAGGAGCGGGTGGCCGCGCTTGTCGGCCCGCGCGCCCGGCTGATGTGGGTGTCGACGTTCCACTCGGCCTGCGTCCGGATCCTGCGCGCCGAGCACGAGCACGCCGGTCTCAAGTCGACCTTCTCGATCTACGACGCGGACGACTCGCGGCGACTGATGCAGATGGTGGCCCGCGAGCTGGACCTCGACCCGAAGCGCTACCCGGCCCGGGGCCTGGCCGCCCAGGTGTCCAACCTGAAGAACGAGCTGGTCGACCCGGAGGAGTTCGCCGGCCGGGCCAAGGGGCCCAACGAGCGGGCGCTCGCCGAGGCGTACGCGCTCTACCAGCGGCGGCTGCGCGAGGCGCACGCGCTCGACTTCGACGACCTGATCATGACCACGGTGCATCTGCTCCAGTCGCACCCGCACGTGGCGGAGAGCTACCGTCGCCGGTTCCGGCACGTGCTCGTGGACGAATACCAGGACACCAACCACGCCCAGTACGTGCTGATCAAGGAGTTGGTCTCCGGCACCGAGGGGATCCCGCCGGCCGAGCTGTGCGTGGTGGGCGACGCCGACCAGTCCATCTACGCCTTCCGCGGCGCGACCATCCGCAACATCCTGGAGTTCGAGCGGGACTTCACCGACGCCCGCACCATCCTGCTGGAGCAGAACTACCGCTCCACCCAGACCATTCTCAACGCGGCCAACGCGGTGATCGACCGGAACACGTCGCGCAAGCCCAAACGGCTGTGGAGCGACGCCGGCGCCGGCGAGCAGATCGTCGGCTACGTGGCCGACACCGAGCACGCCGAGGCGGACTGGGTGGCGCGGGAGATCGACCGGCTGGTCGACGCCGGTGACACCCGCCCGGGCGACGTGGCCGTCTTCTACCGCACCAACGCGATGTCCCGGGTGTTCGAGGAGGTGTTCATCCGGGTCGGCCTGCCCTACAAGGTGGTCGGCGGGGTGCGCTTCTACGAGCGCAAGGAGGTCCGCGACGCGCTCGCCTACCTGCGCGCGGTGGTCAACGACGACGACACGGTCAGCCTGCGCCGGATCCTCAACACCCCCCGCCGGGGCATCGGCGAGCGGGCCGAGGCGTGCGTCGAGGCACTTGCCGGGCGGGACCGCATCTCGTTCGGCGCCGCGCTGCGTCGGGCGAAGGACGCGCCGGGGATCTCCAGCCGGGCCGCCAACGGCATCGCCGAGTTCGTCGCGCTGCTCGACGCCGCGCGCGAGCTGGCCGCCACCGGCACCCCGGAGGAGGTCCTGGAGGCGCTGCTGACCCGCTCGGGCTACCTGGCCGAGCTGGAGGAGAGCCTCGATCCGCAGGACGCCGGCCGGGTGGACAACCTCCAGGAGCTGGTGAGTGTCGCCCGGGAATACACCGAGCGGGTCGAGGCGCTGGGCGCCGACGACGAGCGGGCCACCCTGGCCGGTTTCCTGGAGCAGGTGGCGCTTGTCGCCGACGCCGACCAGATCCCCTCCGACGATCCCGATCACCAGGGCGTGGTCACCCTCATGACGCTGCACACCGCCAAGGGGCTGGAGTTCCCGGTGGTCTTCCTGAGCGGCCTGGAGGACGGCGTCTTCCCGCACCTGCGCTCCCTCGGCGACACCCGCGAGCTGGAGGAGGAACGGCGCCTGGCGTACGTGGGGATCACCCGTGCCCGGCAGCGGCTCTACCTGTCCCGGGCGGTCACCCGCTCGGCCTGGGGCGCGCCGGCCTACAACCCGCCGTCGCGGTTTCTGGAGGAGTTGCCGCCGGAGCTGGTGCGCTGGGAGCGCACCGAGGGGTCGTACACCTCGTGGGGTGGCGGTGGGGCCGGGGTCGGCGGCCGGGCGGACCGGTCGTCGGGTGGCTTCACCGGTGGCACGCCCAAGGCCACCCAGCTCGCCAAGCGTCTCGGTGTGGACGCCAGCCGGCTGGCCACCGCGAGCGAGTTGAAGCAGGCCCCGAAGGTCTCGGCGGGCGACCGGGTCAACCACCAGCGCTACGGCCTGGGCCGGGTGCTGGCGGTGGAGGGCGCCGGGCCGGGTGCGCGGGCCCAGATCGACTTCGGTGACCAGACCATGTGGCTGGTGCTGCGGCACGCGCCGATCGACAAGCTCTGA
- a CDS encoding M23 family metallopeptidase, producing the protein MKVPVQHRSPTPARHRRTGRRTAYLATAAVALLGLGLGGVVVVTADDPAPPPAAIDLDARARADAAARADRSAREPAAPVTPSAGPASPSPSPSTTTPKPKKKVTAKVTAKPKPKKAAPKPSWVIPMEGADITSCYGQRWGTLHAGIDFAMPAGTPIRAAAAGTVVKAGDVGDGYGNSVFVDHHNGYLTHYAHQSRLLVDVGDRVKVGQVIGYEGATGDATGPHLHFEVHQGAMWNQIDPAPFLRARGIDVAC; encoded by the coding sequence GTGAAGGTTCCCGTGCAGCACCGCAGCCCCACCCCCGCCCGGCACCGGCGCACCGGCCGGCGTACCGCATATCTGGCCACCGCCGCAGTGGCCCTGCTCGGCCTCGGCCTCGGTGGCGTCGTGGTCGTCACCGCCGACGACCCGGCCCCGCCGCCCGCCGCGATCGACCTCGACGCGCGGGCGCGCGCCGACGCCGCCGCCCGGGCCGACCGGTCGGCCCGCGAACCGGCCGCTCCGGTCACCCCGTCCGCCGGCCCGGCCAGCCCGTCCCCGAGCCCGAGCACGACCACCCCGAAGCCGAAGAAGAAAGTGACGGCGAAGGTAACGGCGAAGCCCAAGCCCAAGAAGGCCGCGCCGAAGCCGAGCTGGGTCATCCCGATGGAGGGCGCCGACATCACCTCCTGCTACGGGCAGCGGTGGGGCACCCTGCACGCCGGCATCGACTTCGCCATGCCCGCCGGCACCCCGATCCGGGCCGCCGCGGCCGGCACCGTGGTCAAGGCCGGCGACGTGGGCGACGGGTACGGCAACTCCGTCTTCGTCGACCACCACAACGGCTACCTGACCCACTACGCACACCAGAGCCGGCTCCTCGTCGACGTCGGCGACCGGGTGAAGGTCGGCCAGGTCATCGGCTACGAGGGCGCCACCGGCGACGCCACCGGCCCGCACCTGCACTTCGAGGTGCACCAAGGCGCCATGTGGAACCAGATCGACCCGGCGCCGTTCCTGCGCGCCCGGGGCATCGACGTGGCCTGCTGA
- a CDS encoding M23 family metallopeptidase: MRQRLSSEPDRYRGRRRVPTPPRSRYAAVVTTAFVGAGIVALGANALPDAKSVSPSVLDELRQASIASQDAAARADSADRATRSDRSSDATTDATEQDPYLLPLHGYDFKSPYGVRWGKLHTGVDLVAPEGTPYQAIHSGTVTKAGWFGGYGYAVIVRHADGTEAIYGHSSAVTVKEGQQVKAGDQLGLVGNTGHSYGSHLHLEVHVNGQPLDPVPWLQERGVDIKLETEALYGDVAAS, from the coding sequence GTGCGCCAGCGCCTGTCGTCTGAGCCCGATAGATATCGCGGCCGTCGCCGCGTACCCACCCCCCCGCGGAGCCGCTACGCGGCGGTCGTCACCACCGCCTTCGTCGGCGCCGGCATCGTCGCCCTCGGCGCGAACGCCCTCCCCGACGCCAAGAGCGTCAGCCCCTCGGTTCTCGACGAGCTCCGGCAGGCGTCGATCGCCAGCCAGGACGCCGCGGCCCGGGCCGACAGCGCCGACCGGGCCACCCGTTCCGACCGGTCGAGCGACGCGACCACGGACGCCACGGAGCAGGACCCCTACCTCCTCCCCCTGCACGGCTACGACTTCAAGTCGCCCTACGGCGTGCGCTGGGGCAAGCTGCACACCGGCGTCGACCTGGTCGCCCCGGAGGGCACCCCCTACCAGGCCATCCACTCCGGCACGGTCACCAAGGCCGGCTGGTTCGGCGGCTACGGCTACGCCGTGATCGTCCGGCACGCCGACGGCACCGAGGCGATCTACGGCCACTCCTCCGCGGTGACGGTCAAGGAGGGCCAGCAGGTGAAGGCCGGCGACCAGCTCGGCCTCGTCGGCAACACCGGCCACTCGTACGGCTCGCACCTGCACCTCGAAGTGCATGTCAACGGCCAGCCGCTGGACCCGGTGCCGTGGCTCCAGGAGCGCGGAGTGGACATCAAGCTCGAAACCGAGGCACTCTACGGCGACGTAGCCGCCTCCTGA
- a CDS encoding cobalamin B12-binding domain-containing protein, whose translation MSSRIRVVVAKPGLDGHDRGAKVVARALRDAGMEVIYTGLHQTPEQIVETAIQEDADAVGLSVLSGAHMTLFKRVVELLAAREAADIVVFGGGIIPEGDIPELERLGVAKIFTPGATTGSIVDWVRENVAQPVG comes from the coding sequence ATGAGCTCTCGTATCCGGGTCGTCGTCGCGAAGCCCGGCCTGGACGGCCACGACCGGGGCGCGAAGGTCGTGGCCCGTGCCCTGCGCGACGCGGGCATGGAGGTCATCTACACCGGTCTGCACCAGACCCCGGAGCAGATCGTCGAGACGGCGATCCAGGAGGACGCGGACGCGGTCGGGCTCTCGGTGCTCTCCGGCGCGCACATGACCCTCTTCAAGCGGGTCGTCGAGCTGCTCGCCGCGCGCGAGGCCGCCGACATCGTGGTCTTCGGCGGCGGCATCATCCCGGAGGGCGACATCCCGGAGCTGGAACGGCTCGGGGTCGCGAAGATCTTCACCCCGGGTGCCACCACCGGATCGATCGTGGACTGGGTGCGGGAGAACGTCGCACAGCCGGTCGGCTGA
- the sucC gene encoding ADP-forming succinate--CoA ligase subunit beta encodes MDLYEYQGRDLFERHGLPVLAGGVATTPEEARAIAERLGGRVVVKAQVKVGGRGKAGGVKLAEGAEETVARATDILGMDIKGHTVHKVMITVTADVAEEYYFSYLLDRANRTFLCIASVAGGMDIEAVAAETPDKVVKAPIDANTGVDEATAREIVTAANFPAEVADQVVDVAVGLWQAFVAEDATLVEVNPLATTKDGKLLLLDAKVTLDENAGFRHPDHEALVDQASVDPLEQAAKEKNLNYVKLDGEVGIIGNGAGLVMSTLDVVAYAGERHGGVKPANFLDIGGGASAEVMANGLEIVLSDPSVKSVFVNVFGGITACDAVANGIVQALALLDQRGEKATKPLVVRLDGNNAEAGRAILDGAANPLIQRVDTMDGAAERAAELAAAGV; translated from the coding sequence GTGGACCTGTACGAGTACCAGGGGCGGGACCTGTTCGAGCGGCACGGCTTGCCCGTGCTGGCCGGCGGCGTCGCCACGACCCCGGAGGAGGCCCGCGCGATCGCCGAACGCCTCGGCGGCCGGGTGGTCGTCAAGGCACAGGTGAAGGTCGGTGGCCGCGGCAAGGCCGGCGGCGTGAAGCTGGCCGAGGGCGCGGAGGAGACGGTGGCCCGGGCCACCGACATCCTCGGCATGGACATCAAGGGCCACACCGTCCACAAGGTCATGATCACGGTGACCGCGGACGTGGCCGAGGAGTACTACTTCTCGTACCTGCTCGACCGGGCGAACCGCACCTTCCTCTGCATCGCCAGCGTGGCCGGCGGCATGGACATCGAGGCGGTCGCCGCCGAGACCCCCGACAAGGTCGTCAAGGCGCCGATCGACGCCAACACCGGCGTGGACGAGGCAACGGCCCGCGAGATCGTCACCGCGGCCAACTTCCCCGCCGAGGTCGCCGACCAGGTCGTCGACGTCGCGGTCGGGTTGTGGCAGGCGTTCGTCGCCGAGGACGCCACCCTGGTCGAGGTGAACCCGCTGGCCACCACGAAGGACGGCAAGCTGCTGCTCCTGGACGCCAAGGTCACCCTGGACGAGAACGCCGGGTTCCGGCACCCGGACCACGAGGCCCTGGTCGACCAGGCGTCGGTGGACCCGCTGGAGCAGGCGGCCAAGGAGAAGAACCTCAACTACGTCAAGCTCGACGGCGAGGTCGGCATCATCGGCAACGGCGCCGGCCTGGTCATGTCCACGCTCGACGTGGTCGCGTACGCGGGTGAGCGGCACGGCGGCGTCAAGCCGGCCAACTTCCTCGACATCGGCGGCGGCGCGAGCGCCGAGGTGATGGCGAACGGCCTGGAGATCGTGCTCTCCGACCCGTCGGTGAAGAGCGTCTTCGTCAACGTCTTCGGCGGCATCACCGCCTGCGACGCGGTCGCCAACGGCATCGTGCAGGCGCTGGCGCTGCTCGACCAGCGCGGCGAGAAGGCCACCAAGCCGCTCGTGGTCCGCCTCGACGGCAACAACGCCGAGGCCGGTCGGGCCATCCTCGACGGCGCGGCGAACCCGCTCATCCAGCGGGTCGACACCATGGACGGCGCGGCCGAGCGGGCCGCCGAGCTGGCAGCGGCGGGGGTCTAG
- the sucD gene encoding succinate--CoA ligase subunit alpha — MAIWLTKDSKVIVQGMTGSEGSKHTRRMLAAGTTVVGGVNPRKAGTTVDFDGTELPVFASVADAMKETGADVTVIFVPPQFTKAAVVEAIDAGIDLAVVITEGVPVHDTAAFWAYNVAQGERTRIIGPNCPGIASPGASNAGIIPADITGAGRIGLVSKSGTLTYQMMYELRDIGFSTCVGIGGDPIIGTTHIDALAAFEADPETDAIVMIGEIGGDAEERAAEFIKANVTKPVVGYIAGFTAPPGKTMGHAGAIISGSAGTADAKKAALEAVGVKVGKTPTETANLMREIMSGR, encoded by the coding sequence ATGGCTATCTGGCTGACCAAGGACTCCAAGGTCATCGTGCAGGGCATGACCGGTTCCGAGGGTTCCAAGCACACCCGGCGGATGCTCGCCGCGGGCACCACCGTCGTCGGTGGCGTCAACCCGCGCAAGGCCGGCACGACAGTCGACTTCGACGGGACCGAGCTGCCGGTGTTCGCCTCCGTCGCGGACGCGATGAAGGAAACCGGCGCCGACGTCACGGTCATCTTCGTGCCGCCGCAGTTCACCAAGGCCGCGGTGGTCGAGGCGATCGACGCCGGCATCGACCTGGCCGTGGTGATCACCGAGGGCGTGCCGGTGCACGACACCGCCGCGTTCTGGGCGTACAACGTGGCCCAGGGCGAGCGGACCCGGATCATCGGCCCGAACTGCCCGGGCATCGCCTCGCCGGGCGCGTCGAACGCCGGCATCATCCCGGCCGACATCACCGGCGCCGGCCGGATCGGCCTGGTCAGCAAGAGCGGCACGCTGACCTACCAGATGATGTACGAGCTGCGCGACATCGGCTTCTCCACCTGTGTCGGCATCGGTGGTGACCCGATCATCGGCACCACCCACATCGACGCGCTGGCCGCGTTCGAGGCGGACCCGGAGACCGACGCGATCGTCATGATCGGTGAGATCGGCGGCGACGCCGAGGAGCGCGCGGCCGAGTTCATCAAGGCCAACGTCACCAAGCCGGTGGTCGGCTACATCGCCGGCTTCACCGCTCCGCCCGGTAAGACCATGGGTCACGCCGGCGCGATCATCTCCGGCTCGGCCGGCACCGCCGACGCCAAGAAGGCGGCGCTGGAGGCGGTCGGCGTCAAGGTCGGCAAGACCCCGACCGAGACCGCCAACCTGATGCGGGAGATCATGTCCGGCCGCTGA